A stretch of Scheffersomyces stipitis CBS 6054 chromosome 2, complete sequence DNA encodes these proteins:
- the SAM4 gene encoding AdoMet-homocysteine methyltransferase (go_funtion homocysteine S-methyltransferase activity) yields the protein MLSLKEALSKNRLVLDGAMGTELEACIPKDSKIQPRKHPLWSGLVLLNEPNLIKNVHYNYLEQADVDALISSTYQISYPSLKEHTDLDDEQIRGIWKKSIDVVEDAILQYRSKNSNSKKKIYIIGSIGPYATYLADGSEYTGDYKNASDSDIESYHQPLLEYFLGDDRVDTIGFETIPSFQEVKVVLKLLSHLFAEQEKRKYYYISFNFDEATITDGTPTEVVISYIDSFLDKYPFLRKYMVGLGLNCIDYHKIGSIVAKINDSQTSAQKPLFPLIVYPNFTIKYVPEEDDYRAYKDIEKWKELVSEWVTIPNVRMIGGCCSTSPKEIKEVRRIIGT from the coding sequence ATGTTGAGCCTAAAGGAAGCTTTGTCCAAGAATCGTCTTGTATTGGACGGTGCCATGGGAACGGAATTGGAAGCGTGTATCCCTAAAGACTCCAAGATCCAGCCTCGAAAGCATCCATTGTGGTCTGGGTTAGTTTTGCTCAACGAACCTAACTTGATCAAAAATGTCCACTATAACTATTTAGAACAGGCCGATGTGGATGCATTGATTAGCTCTACATACCAAATTTCGTACCCGAGTTTAAAGGAGCACACAGATTTGGACGATGAACAAATCAGAGGGATATGGAAGAAGTCGAtagatgttgttgaagacgCAATTCTCCAGTACCGAAGCAAAAACAGCAAttctaagaagaagatttatATAATTGGGTCAATTGGTCCATACGCGACTTACTTGGCTGATGGGTCAGAATACACGGGAGACTATAAGAATGCAAGTGATAGCGACATAGAACTGTACCACCAGCCTTTACTTGAATACTTTCTAGGTGACGATAGAGTAGATACCATTGGCTTTGAAACCATCCCTAgtttccaagaagtcaaggTTGTCTTGAAACTATTATCGCACTTGTTTGCGGAACAAGAAAAACGCAAGTACTACTACAtcagcttcaacttcgacgAGGCCACCATCACAGACGGAACACCTACTGAAGTGGTTATTTCGTATATCGATAGtttcttggacaagtaTCCTTTCTTGCGGAAGTATATGGTGGGACTTGGACTAAATTGTATAGACTACCACAAGATCGGAAGCATTGTCGCTAAGATCAACGATTCCCAGACTTCAGCACAAAAGCCTTTATTTCCACTTATAGTGTACCCCAATTTCACCATAAAGTATGTCCCAGAGGAAGACGACTACAGGGCTTACAAAGACATAGAAAAGTGGAAGGAACTTGTTAGCGAGTGGGTGACAATTCCCAATGTGAGAATGATAGGAGGCTGTTGCAGCACCTCGCccaaagaaatcaaagaagtgAGAAGAATCATTGGTACGTAG